A region of Centropristis striata isolate RG_2023a ecotype Rhode Island chromosome 17, C.striata_1.0, whole genome shotgun sequence DNA encodes the following proteins:
- the LOC131990179 gene encoding GTPase IMAP family member 7-like: SVSDTKRIVIVGKTGAGKSSLANTILGQKLFLIGDTASSKSNNCQAETKSVNGRSITLVDTPGYFDTDRSEEELKPEIVRCITECAPGPHAFLIVLKVDRFTHQEQAVINKIKQYFSEKVFKYASVIFTHGDQLRDGQKIMDFVHQNQLLSDLMKKCGGRCHVVDNKYWKNDQQDEYRSNKFQVEELLKTIDEITEANRGGCYTNEMLQAVEEHIREQAQGSTSEKLLIKLAGITTGALSAGLCGLAWSGSVPVVVMFIAVGAAIGGLIAYSQTE, translated from the coding sequence TCAGTGTCTGACACAAAGAGGATTGTGATTGTGGGAAAAACTGGAGCTGGCAAAAgcagcctggctaacaccataTTAGGACAGAAACTGTTCCTGATCGGTGACACTGCCAGctcaaaatcaaataattgtcAAGCAGAAACAAAATCTGTTAACGGAAGAAGCATCACTTTGGTCGACACTCCTGGTTACTTTGACACAGACAGATctgaggaggagctgaagcCTGAGATAGTGAGGTGTATCACAGAGTGCGCTCCTGGGCCTCATGCTTTTCTCATTGTGCTTAAAGTGGACAGATTCACACATCAAGAACAGGCTGTCATCAACAAAATAAAGCAATACTTCTCAGAAAAAGTCTTCAAATATGCATCTGTCATCTTCACCCATGGTGACCAGCTCCGTGATGGACAGAAAATTATGGATTTTGTCCACCAGAATCAGCTTTTGAGTGACCTGATGAAGAAGTGCGGAGGCCGCTGCCACGTAGTCGATAATAAATACTGGAAGAACGACCAGCAGGATGAATACAGAAGCAACAAGTTCCAGGTGGAGGAGCTCCTCAAGACAATAGATGAGATAACTGAGGCAAACAGAGGAGGCTGCTACACCAATGAGATGCTACAAGCAGTGGAAGAACACATCAGAGAGCAGGCTCAGGGCAGCACATCCGAGAAGCTTTTGATCAAACTGGCAGGCATAACAACAGGGGCATTGTCAGCAGGTCTTTGTGGGTTAGCGTGGAGTGGATCAGTACCAGTTGTAGTAATGTTTATTGCTGTTGGAGCTGCGATTGGAGGTTTGATAGCCTATAGTCAAACTGAGTGA
- the LOC131990178 gene encoding GTPase IMAP family member 7-like, with protein MDVPITKRIVVLGKTGAGKSSLANTIFGEKLFLIGHTANSETNKCQAKNKSVNGRRITLIDTPGFFDTDRPEEELKPEIVRCITECSPGPHAVLIVLKVERYTDHEQAVITEITKYFSDKVFKYATVLFTHGDQLPEGQTIEQFFRDNKSLNDLVEKCEGRCHVIDNKYWKNDQQDEYRSNKFQVEELLKTIDEITEANRGGYYTNEMLQAAEKLIQQEVEHIRKLSPNMSVEEIREQAKVSTAKKLLIKLVGFTTGAVLGAFFGAVRREMEAAAVVEALKGVVEGGLKGYEAAEGADEPLEAAERAAKAVIGLSI; from the exons ATGGACG TGCCCATCACAAAGAGGATTGTAGTCTTGGGAAAAACTGGAGCTGGTAAAAgcagcctggctaacaccataTTTGGAGAGAAACTGTTCCTGATCGGTCACACTGCCAACtctgaaacaaataaatgtcaagcaaaaaacaaatctgtcaaCGGAAGAAGAATCACTTTGATCGACACTCCTGGTTTCTTTGACACAGACAGACctgaggaggagctgaagcCTGAGATAGTGAGGTGTATCACAGAGTGCTCTCCTGGGCCTCATGCTGTTCTCATTGTGCTTAAAGTGGAGAGATACACAGATCATGAACAGGCTGTCATCACAGAAATAACAAAGTACTTCTCTGACAAAGTCTTCAAATACGCAACAGTTCTCTTCACTCATGGTGACCAGCTCCCTGAAGGACAGACAATTGAGCAGTTTTTCCGCGACAATAAATCATTGAATGATCTTGTTGAGAAGTGTGAAGGACGCTGTCACGTCATTGATAATAAATACTGGAAGAACGACCAGCAGGATGAATACAGAAGCAACAAGTTCCAGGTGGAGGAGCTCCTCAAGACAATAGATGAGATAACTGAGGCAAACAGAGGAGGCTACTACACCAATGAGATGCTACAAGCAGCGGAGAAACTGATCCAACAAGAGGTGGAGCACATTAGAAAGTTATCACCAAACATGTCAGTGGAAGAGATCAGAGAGCAGGCTAAAGTCAGCACAGCCAAGAAGCTTTTGATCAAACTGGTTGGTTTTACAACAGGTGCTGTGTTAGGAGCTTTCTTTGGTGCGGTAAGACGTGAAAtggaagcagcagcagtagtagaaGCTTTAAAGGGAGTGGTAGAAGGAGGTCTTAAAGGATATGAAGCAGCTGAGGGAGCAGACGAACCACTggaagcagcagagagagcagcAAAGGCTGTCATAGGACTCTCCATCTAG